A window from Enterocloster bolteae encodes these proteins:
- a CDS encoding amidohydrolase family protein: protein MYDLLLTNAVVITMDEKRRVIENGAVGVKDGRIAFVGDSMEAEQFEAKEVLDCKDHVVMPGFVDAHGHGGHSAFKSIVDLTSYWMPVMTHTYKNYITDDFWYNEGRLSALERLHAGVTTGVCVLGSQPRCDSPVPAFNNARAYAEVGVKDIVCTGPCHVPWPHRFSRYTEDGERHMSQVSYETVLESLETVVSELNHANSDRTRAYVAPFGAVTSVDPSAPTSADRCVKLTEHDLQQARDMRRIAEKYNTRIHTDAFGGMVHLAYQDKENALLGPDVHLQHCTGLSFDEALIIQKTDTHISVAPGMRQLVNRTPVIELLELGVTVALTTDGSMLTSGFDMFDAMKRAQMIFRRAMNDDYYLPAEKVLEMTTIDAARCVGLDEEIGSLETGKRADIIAIDLMNPRLMPRINLIETLIGNGHPSDVDLVVVDGEIRLRDGKAVGINEREILLKAEEEALETAKRAKHLHPFAWPEKEHWGQTKIYFDEVRFDLDENRKDGGHY from the coding sequence ATGTACGATTTGCTGCTCACCAATGCTGTAGTCATTACAATGGACGAGAAACGGCGTGTGATTGAGAATGGGGCTGTGGGAGTAAAAGATGGAAGGATAGCTTTTGTGGGGGATAGCATGGAAGCGGAGCAATTTGAGGCAAAGGAGGTGCTGGACTGTAAAGACCATGTGGTCATGCCGGGGTTTGTGGATGCCCATGGCCATGGGGGACACAGCGCCTTTAAGTCCATTGTGGATCTTACAAGCTACTGGATGCCTGTGATGACCCACACATATAAAAACTATATTACTGACGACTTCTGGTACAATGAAGGCCGGCTTTCAGCCCTGGAACGCCTCCATGCCGGAGTCACCACCGGCGTATGCGTGCTGGGCTCCCAGCCGCGCTGTGACTCCCCTGTTCCCGCCTTTAACAACGCCAGGGCATACGCAGAGGTGGGGGTTAAGGATATTGTCTGCACAGGACCCTGCCATGTGCCGTGGCCTCACCGATTCAGCCGCTATACGGAGGACGGAGAGAGGCATATGTCCCAGGTTAGCTATGAGACTGTGTTAGAAAGCCTGGAGACAGTTGTGTCGGAGCTGAATCATGCCAACAGTGACCGGACCAGGGCTTACGTTGCTCCCTTTGGGGCAGTCACCTCCGTGGATCCCTCTGCCCCCACTTCTGCGGACCGCTGTGTGAAGCTTACAGAGCATGACCTGCAACAGGCCAGGGATATGAGGAGAATTGCGGAAAAATACAATACCCGTATTCATACAGATGCCTTTGGGGGTATGGTCCATCTGGCTTACCAGGATAAAGAAAATGCCCTCCTGGGCCCGGATGTCCATCTGCAGCACTGTACGGGCCTCTCATTTGATGAAGCGCTCATCATACAGAAGACAGATACCCATATCAGCGTGGCGCCGGGAATGCGCCAGTTGGTAAACAGGACACCGGTGATTGAGCTGCTGGAATTAGGAGTGACAGTGGCCCTGACAACGGACGGTTCCATGCTCACATCCGGTTTTGACATGTTCGACGCCATGAAACGGGCGCAGATGATCTTCCGCCGCGCCATGAATGATGATTATTATCTGCCGGCGGAGAAGGTGCTGGAGATGACCACCATTGACGCTGCAAGGTGTGTGGGACTGGATGAGGAGATTGGTTCCCTTGAAACAGGGAAAAGAGCGGATATTATAGCAATCGATCTGATGAATCCCCGCCTTATGCCGAGAATTAACCTGATAGAAACCCTGATTGGAAACGGACACCCCTCCGATGTGGACCTTGTGGTGGTGGATGGTGAGATCCGGCTGAGGGACGGCAAGGCCGTGGGAATCAATGAGAGGGAGATCCTTCTGAAGGCAGAAGAGGAAGCTCTGGAAACAGCAAAGCGGGCAAAACATCTGCACCCCTTTGCCTGGCCAGAAAAGGAACACTGGGGACAGACAAAGATATATTTTGATGAGGTGCGCTTCGATCTGGATGAAAACAGAAAAGACGGCGGACATTATTAG
- a CDS encoding acyl-[acyl-carrier-protein] thioesterase: MYTFNSRVRYSETDEGGCLSVSGIINYMQDCSTFQSEDCGVGVGYLEASHKAWLLSSWQIMIDRYPGLGEKLVVGTWHCASKGIYGYRNFVLRDGEGTDVVRAESMWFLYDTDKNIPIRVRPGDTAPYGEPEPRLVLSPCPRKIPVPEDCKAGEPIVVARHHIDTNHHVNNAQYVEMAREAIPEGLVIKEIRADYKKAAVLGDVLTPRVSVARDREWTVVLEGSTGEICAVVWLRTKGQEED; encoded by the coding sequence ATGTATACATTTAACAGCAGGGTCCGTTACAGCGAAACGGATGAAGGAGGGTGCCTGTCGGTTTCAGGCATTATCAACTACATGCAGGACTGCAGCACATTCCAGTCAGAGGACTGCGGTGTGGGAGTGGGGTATCTGGAAGCCAGCCATAAAGCATGGCTTTTGTCATCCTGGCAGATTATGATAGACCGGTATCCCGGACTGGGGGAGAAGCTGGTGGTTGGAACATGGCATTGTGCGTCAAAGGGGATATACGGCTACCGTAACTTCGTTCTGCGGGACGGGGAGGGGACGGACGTGGTCAGGGCTGAATCCATGTGGTTCCTCTACGATACGGATAAGAACATTCCGATCCGGGTACGGCCCGGGGATACGGCTCCTTACGGCGAGCCGGAGCCAAGGCTGGTATTAAGCCCCTGCCCCAGGAAGATACCGGTGCCTGAAGACTGCAAAGCGGGTGAGCCTATTGTGGTTGCCAGACACCACATTGACACAAACCACCATGTGAATAATGCCCAGTATGTGGAAATGGCCAGGGAGGCCATACCGGAGGGGCTTGTGATAAAGGAGATACGGGCTGATTACAAAAAGGCGGCTGTATTGGGAGATGTCCTGACTCCGCGGGTAAGCGTGGCCCGGGATAGGGAGTGGACAGTGGTCCTTGAGGGCAGTACAGGAGAAATCTGCGCTGTGGTATGGCTGAGGACAAAAGGACAGGAGGAAGATTGA
- a CDS encoding S1 RNA-binding domain-containing protein has product MIELGKVQELVIIRTKEFGVYLAEKEGDEAAVLLPKKQVPEGAGIGDKVEVFIYKDSSDRLIATTGKPKLQVGETAKLEVKDVAKIGAFLDMGLEKDLLLPFKEQTHPVRKGEQCLVTLYVDKSRRLAATMRVYSHMSNQSPYKAEDWVTGTIYEINETIGAFVAVDHKYYGLIPKKELYGRFREGDTVQARVTRVREDGKLDLCVREKSYVQMGTDAEKVLKVMDEFDGVLPFNDKAKPEVIMREFSMSKNAFKRAVGRLLKEGRIRITDKTIERV; this is encoded by the coding sequence ATGATTGAATTAGGTAAAGTGCAGGAGCTTGTAATAATAAGAACAAAAGAATTCGGAGTATATCTGGCTGAGAAGGAAGGGGATGAGGCAGCTGTTCTTCTCCCAAAGAAGCAGGTGCCGGAGGGAGCCGGGATCGGGGACAAGGTAGAGGTGTTCATCTACAAAGATTCATCGGACCGCCTGATTGCCACCACGGGAAAGCCCAAACTTCAGGTGGGCGAGACAGCGAAGCTGGAGGTCAAGGATGTGGCTAAAATCGGAGCTTTTCTGGATATGGGACTGGAGAAGGATCTGCTTCTTCCGTTTAAGGAGCAGACCCACCCGGTAAGAAAAGGGGAGCAGTGCCTTGTCACCCTGTATGTGGATAAGAGCAGACGTCTGGCAGCTACCATGCGCGTCTATTCCCATATGAGCAACCAGTCGCCCTATAAGGCAGAGGACTGGGTTACGGGCACTATCTATGAAATCAATGAAACCATCGGCGCCTTTGTGGCGGTGGACCACAAATATTACGGACTTATTCCAAAAAAGGAGCTATACGGCAGGTTCAGGGAGGGGGATACGGTCCAGGCCAGGGTTACCAGGGTGCGCGAGGACGGAAAGCTGGATTTGTGCGTCAGGGAAAAATCCTATGTGCAGATGGGGACTGACGCAGAGAAGGTATTAAAGGTCATGGACGAATTCGACGGCGTGCTTCCCTTTAATGACAAGGCAAAGCCGGAGGTTATCATGCGCGAGTTCAGTATGAGCAAAAATGCCTTTAAGCGGGCCGTGGGCAGGCTTTTAAAGGAAGGCAGGATTCGTATTACGGACAAGACGATTGAGCGTGTATAA